In Sphingomonas sp. SUN019, one genomic interval encodes:
- the lnt gene encoding apolipoprotein N-acyltransferase has translation MRRLVPATRPRQGAKVSIVTRYPALAAVLIGAAAACGFAPLELWPLTLIAVAALLWLIHDAPTLKQALWRGWAFGVGHFTINDNWFQHSFEFQDKMPPALGYFAPFALALYLAVYPAIGAGLAWRFRGRTPDAAYVLTSAAAWIATEWLRSTLFTGYAWDPLGVIWLPVLGVARLSTIVGTYGLSGLTIVASGALLLLANRRWTLPAISAAVAVIAAIALGGDRTPPSDPALRLRVVQPNVSQDQRGESDGELLLAKMSALSGRPGPVPRLILWPEGVVRDYIEDGYPAYSYGGVSPRLIRWRMASLLGPRDRLMTGGTTLQFDAKLDAVSATNAVFAVDPQSKIVGRYDKAHLVPYGEYLPMPWLLKPLGLARLVPGDFDFIPGPGPRAIPLPGFGAIGVQTCYEIIFSGEVVDEARRPRIIFNPSNDAWFGTWGPPQHLAQARMRAIEEGLPIVRATPNGISAVIAADGRLLATIPHKTAGAIDIAMPQPLPPTLFSRLGNLAAAIVALLLLAVAVAIRRRAR, from the coding sequence ATGCGGCGACTTGTTCCCGCAACGCGCCCACGGCAAGGAGCGAAAGTGTCGATCGTAACCCGCTATCCAGCCCTCGCCGCCGTTCTCATCGGCGCCGCCGCCGCGTGCGGCTTCGCGCCGCTCGAATTGTGGCCCCTCACGCTCATCGCCGTTGCCGCGTTGCTGTGGCTGATCCACGATGCGCCGACGCTGAAGCAGGCGCTGTGGCGTGGGTGGGCGTTCGGGGTCGGACATTTCACGATCAACGACAACTGGTTCCAGCATTCGTTCGAGTTCCAGGACAAGATGCCGCCCGCGCTCGGCTATTTCGCACCGTTCGCGCTGGCGCTGTACCTCGCGGTCTATCCCGCGATCGGGGCGGGGCTGGCGTGGCGTTTTCGCGGACGGACACCCGACGCGGCGTATGTCCTCACCTCCGCCGCGGCGTGGATCGCGACCGAATGGCTGCGCTCCACGCTGTTCACGGGTTACGCGTGGGATCCGCTCGGCGTGATCTGGCTGCCGGTGCTTGGCGTCGCGCGACTGTCGACCATTGTCGGCACTTACGGCCTGTCGGGGCTGACGATCGTCGCGAGCGGCGCGTTGCTGCTGCTGGCGAACAGGCGCTGGACCCTGCCCGCGATCAGCGCCGCCGTCGCCGTGATCGCCGCGATCGCGCTGGGCGGCGACCGCACGCCGCCGTCCGACCCCGCACTCCGCCTGCGCGTCGTCCAGCCCAACGTCAGCCAGGATCAGCGCGGCGAAAGCGACGGCGAATTGCTGCTCGCCAAGATGTCGGCGCTGTCGGGCAGACCCGGCCCCGTCCCGCGTCTGATCCTGTGGCCCGAGGGCGTCGTGCGGGACTATATCGAGGACGGTTATCCGGCCTACTCCTATGGCGGGGTCAGCCCGCGGCTGATCCGCTGGCGCATGGCGTCGCTGCTCGGCCCGCGCGACCGGCTGATGACCGGCGGCACGACGCTGCAGTTCGATGCGAAGCTCGACGCGGTCAGCGCGACCAACGCGGTGTTCGCGGTCGATCCCCAGTCGAAGATCGTCGGCCGCTACGACAAGGCGCATCTGGTGCCATACGGCGAATATCTGCCGATGCCGTGGCTGCTCAAACCGCTCGGCCTCGCCCGCCTCGTTCCCGGCGATTTCGATTTCATTCCGGGGCCGGGTCCGCGTGCGATCCCTCTCCCCGGCTTCGGCGCGATCGGGGTGCAGACCTGTTACGAGATCATCTTCTCGGGCGAAGTCGTGGACGAGGCGCGTCGCCCACGGATCATCTTCAACCCGTCGAACGACGCGTGGTTCGGCACGTGGGGGCCACCGCAGCATCTGGCGCAGGCGCGGATGCGCGCGATTGAGGAAGGGCTGCCGATCGTCCGCGCGACGCCCAACGGCATCTCCGCGGTGATCGCAGCCGACGGCCGCCTGCTCGCCACCATCCCGCACAAGACCGCGGGCGCGATCGACATCGCAATGCCCCAGCCGCTGCCCCCGACATTATTCTCGCGTCTCGGCAATTTGGCGGCGGCGATCGTCGCGCTATTGCTGCTCGCCGTGGCGGTTGCCATCCGGCGGCGCGCCCGGTAA
- the metK gene encoding methionine adenosyltransferase, translated as MRKSFLFTSESVSEGHPDKVADQISDSIVDLFLGKDAQARIACETLTTTNKVVIAGEIRGEGIMDTAGNWAPGVEAEIEKAVRDTVKRIGYEQDGFHWETFDFSNNLHPQSAHIAMGVDESGNKDEGAGDQGIMFGYATDETPGLMPATLYYSHKILERLAADRHSGAAPFLEPDAKSQVTLQYENEVPVRATALVVSTQHAAGYCEKGDNADPAKYAVLRDYVMEAFRDILPHGFITDETKVYINPTGQFEIGGPDGDAGLTGRKIIVDTYGGAAPHGGGAFSGKDPTKVDRSAAYVARYLAKNVVAAGLARRCTIQLSYAIGIAEPLSVYVDTHGTGTVDEATLETVLPQLVRLTPKGIREHLKLNAPIYAKTAAYGHFGREPEGDLFTWEKTDLVDKLKAAVAA; from the coding sequence ATGCGCAAGTCGTTCCTGTTCACCAGCGAATCGGTTTCCGAAGGCCATCCCGACAAGGTCGCCGACCAGATCAGCGATTCGATCGTCGACCTGTTTCTCGGCAAAGACGCGCAGGCGCGCATCGCGTGCGAGACGCTGACGACCACCAACAAGGTCGTCATCGCTGGCGAAATCCGTGGTGAAGGCATCATGGACACCGCAGGCAATTGGGCGCCCGGCGTCGAGGCCGAGATCGAGAAAGCGGTGCGCGATACCGTGAAGCGGATCGGCTACGAACAGGACGGATTCCACTGGGAAACCTTCGATTTCTCGAACAACCTCCACCCGCAATCGGCCCATATCGCGATGGGCGTCGACGAGAGCGGCAACAAGGATGAGGGCGCGGGCGATCAGGGCATCATGTTCGGCTATGCGACCGACGAGACGCCCGGCCTGATGCCCGCGACGCTATACTACAGCCACAAGATTCTTGAGCGGCTGGCCGCGGATCGCCATTCGGGCGCGGCCCCGTTCCTCGAGCCCGACGCCAAGAGCCAGGTCACGCTGCAGTACGAAAACGAAGTACCGGTCCGCGCGACCGCCTTGGTGGTTTCGACCCAGCACGCCGCGGGTTATTGCGAAAAGGGCGACAACGCCGACCCCGCGAAATACGCCGTGCTGCGCGACTACGTGATGGAGGCTTTCCGCGACATCCTCCCCCACGGCTTCATCACCGACGAAACGAAGGTGTACATCAACCCGACCGGCCAGTTCGAGATCGGCGGGCCGGATGGCGACGCGGGCCTGACCGGGCGGAAAATCATCGTGGATACCTATGGCGGCGCGGCCCCGCACGGCGGCGGCGCGTTCAGCGGCAAGGATCCGACGAAGGTCGATCGCTCGGCTGCGTACGTCGCGCGCTATCTGGCGAAGAATGTCGTCGCGGCGGGCCTCGCGCGGCGCTGCACGATCCAGCTGAGCTACGCGATCGGCATCGCCGAGCCGCTGTCGGTCTACGTCGACACGCACGGCACCGGCACGGTCGACGAAGCGACGCTGGAGACGGTGCTGCCGCAGCTCGTCCGCCTGACCCCCAAGGGCATCCGCGAACATTTGAAGCTGAACGCCCCGATCTACGCCAAGACCGCTGCCTACGGTCACTTCGGGCGCGAGCCGGAAGGCGATCTGTTCACGTGGGAAAAGACCGATCTGGTCGACAAGCTGAAGGCAGCCGTCGCCGCCTGA
- a CDS encoding tRNA (guanosine(46)-N(7))-methyltransferase TrmB, translating into MNDPTTIRRLYGRRQGHALRQGQAALVEDLLPRVSVPETGALDAAVLFGDDRPLQVEIGFGAGEHLAGQAAAHPGTGFIGCEPFLNGVVGALGHIRDGDLSNVRLHMGDALEVLERLPDASLSRVYLLHPDPWPKARHAKRRMVNHGPLDLIAAKLKPGTEFRLGTDDPTYCRWAMMIMGERDDFVWQATCAQDFLTRPADWPETRYERKARRHGHEVWYFRYLRI; encoded by the coding sequence ATGAACGATCCGACGACGATCCGCCGCCTGTATGGCCGGCGACAGGGCCATGCGTTGCGACAGGGGCAGGCTGCGCTGGTCGAGGATCTGTTACCGCGTGTGTCGGTACCCGAAACCGGCGCGCTCGACGCTGCCGTGCTATTCGGCGACGATCGCCCGCTGCAGGTCGAGATCGGCTTCGGCGCGGGCGAACATCTTGCGGGGCAGGCCGCGGCGCATCCCGGCACCGGCTTCATCGGCTGCGAACCGTTCCTGAACGGCGTGGTCGGCGCGCTCGGGCATATCCGCGATGGCGACCTGTCCAACGTCCGTCTGCATATGGGCGATGCGCTGGAGGTGCTCGAGCGCCTGCCCGACGCCAGCCTGTCGCGCGTGTATCTGCTCCACCCCGATCCGTGGCCGAAGGCGCGTCATGCGAAACGCCGGATGGTCAACCACGGCCCGCTCGATCTGATCGCGGCAAAGCTGAAACCGGGAACCGAGTTCCGGCTCGGCACCGACGACCCGACCTATTGCCGCTGGGCGATGATGATCATGGGCGAGCGCGACGATTTCGTGTGGCAGGCCACGTGCGCGCAGGATTTCCTCACCCGCCCCGCCGACTGGCCCGAAACGCGCTACGAACGGAAAGCGCGGCGGCACGGGCATGAGGTCTGGTACTTCCGATACCTGCGGATTTAG
- a CDS encoding integrase family protein — protein sequence MATGKITKRTLDALQAGTVTGFLWDDELKGFGLKMSAGGSASYVVQYRMGGREAKTRRYTIGGHGSPWTPFTAREEATRLLRLVDQGIDPVESDKQRRREAVDLAFSNYADRFAASCKGKGWSMLVARSLQLHVKPVLRDKALPAITRIDVVAVFDRMPREQAANRRNVFAVVRRLFRWAVSRGDIDRSPMEGMETPKAVKARERWLSDSELARVWMQAPECHRCFGPIVRLLIVTGQRREEISGLHWQELDRAEREMRLSGDRTKNGEPTTIPLNNLAIAELDDVAGDEKWPSRGRVFPTATGAAFTAHAKGKAKLDKLISKDGGNLMLPWRLHDLRRTLATGFQRLGVRFEVTEAVLNHVGGSRSGVAGIYQRHDWKPEKREALSIWNDHLSRAIESARK from the coding sequence ATGGCCACCGGAAAAATCACCAAGCGGACCCTCGACGCGCTTCAGGCAGGCACCGTTACCGGCTTCCTCTGGGATGACGAACTGAAGGGGTTCGGGCTGAAGATGAGTGCGGGCGGCTCGGCGTCCTACGTCGTCCAGTATCGCATGGGCGGACGGGAGGCGAAAACACGTCGCTACACGATCGGCGGGCATGGCTCGCCTTGGACGCCCTTCACCGCTCGCGAGGAAGCGACAAGGCTCCTTCGCCTCGTCGATCAGGGCATCGACCCGGTCGAATCTGATAAGCAGCGACGCCGCGAGGCTGTCGATCTGGCGTTTTCAAACTACGCCGATCGGTTTGCAGCGAGCTGCAAGGGCAAAGGATGGTCGATGCTCGTAGCTCGATCGCTGCAACTCCACGTCAAGCCGGTGCTAAGGGACAAGGCCCTCCCCGCTATCACTCGTATCGACGTCGTTGCCGTCTTCGATCGCATGCCGCGTGAGCAGGCAGCCAATCGCCGCAACGTCTTCGCCGTGGTGAGGCGCCTGTTTCGATGGGCAGTGAGCCGCGGCGACATTGATAGAAGTCCGATGGAGGGGATGGAGACGCCAAAAGCGGTCAAGGCTCGCGAACGGTGGCTGAGCGATAGCGAGTTGGCGAGGGTTTGGATGCAGGCGCCGGAGTGCCATCGATGCTTCGGACCGATCGTTCGGCTGCTGATTGTCACCGGCCAGCGCCGAGAGGAGATCAGTGGTCTTCACTGGCAGGAACTGGACCGGGCGGAGCGCGAAATGCGGCTGTCAGGCGATCGAACCAAAAATGGCGAGCCGACGACCATCCCTCTCAACAATCTTGCTATCGCTGAGCTCGATGATGTGGCCGGTGATGAAAAGTGGCCAAGTCGCGGCCGTGTGTTTCCGACCGCCACAGGTGCCGCGTTCACTGCACATGCCAAGGGCAAAGCTAAGCTCGACAAGCTAATCTCAAAAGACGGGGGCAACCTTATGTTGCCGTGGCGTCTCCATGACCTCAGGCGGACGCTCGCCACAGGATTTCAGAGGCTTGGAGTTCGGTTTGAGGTGACCGAAGCGGTGCTCAACCATGTCGGTGGTTCGCGGTCAGGGGTGGCAGGGATCTATCAGCGTCACGACTGGAAACCTGAAAAGCGTGAAGCGCTATCGATTTGGAACGATCACCTGTCCCGCGCCATCGAGTCAGCTCGAAAGTAG
- a CDS encoding glutathione S-transferase family protein encodes MNTLYYAPGACSLSVHIVLEWLGEPYEAVRVNPSDPEYQKLNPAGQVPALDTGDGAPLTQCSAILGYLAHTHPDAGLAGDETPLGQAYLGRWSAFFTGDVHPAFFPVFMPQRYTTADDEASLAKVREAGTALVRKRLDLLQAHLDGRTHIVGDTRTYVDAYSVPMIRWASSILPGGLADWPAVKSHHERMLADPGVERAMRDEGLIES; translated from the coding sequence ATGAACACGCTCTATTACGCGCCGGGCGCTTGCTCGCTGTCGGTCCATATCGTCCTCGAATGGTTGGGCGAGCCCTATGAGGCGGTGCGGGTCAATCCGTCCGACCCGGAATATCAAAAACTCAACCCGGCTGGCCAGGTCCCCGCGCTCGACACAGGTGACGGCGCCCCGCTGACGCAATGTTCGGCGATCCTCGGCTATTTGGCGCACACCCACCCCGATGCCGGGCTTGCGGGAGACGAAACGCCGCTCGGTCAAGCCTATCTCGGGCGCTGGTCGGCATTCTTCACCGGCGACGTCCACCCGGCGTTCTTCCCCGTGTTCATGCCCCAGCGCTATACGACGGCCGACGACGAAGCCTCGCTCGCCAAAGTGCGCGAGGCCGGAACCGCGCTCGTCCGCAAACGGCTCGATCTGCTTCAAGCGCATCTCGACGGCCGCACGCATATCGTCGGCGACACCCGAACCTATGTTGACGCCTACTCGGTGCCGATGATCCGCTGGGCGTCCTCGATTCTTCCAGGGGGTCTTGCCGATTGGCCAGCGGTCAAATCCCATCATGAACGGATGCTCGCGGACCCCGGAGTCGAGCGGGCAATGCGCGACGAGGGGCTGATCGAAAGCTGA
- a CDS encoding MFS transporter: MAATTAQTGLLAPLANRTFAALWVASIVSSVGTAMQTVGATWTLVQTGANPALVAALQAAGSVPLFLAGLPAGVLADIVDRRKLLIAANLWAAAAAAVLAALAFAGAAPPSVLLAATFAIGLGAAFSAPAFQAIVPELASGDGLAPAVALNSIGMNIARTIGPALGGVTVAAVGAPATFAINAASTLAVVWALAAWRRPPEPRRLPPEHFLGATRASVRYARHAPGVRRILRQAIVFFAIASAPWALLPLIASDRLGLGASGYGTLLGALGVGAVAGALMLTKLRKLFGTRLLATANIVCAAACGALAVVASEALAMAAVALFGAGWITVLTLLNVGIQNAVAGWVRARMLALYVVAYFGAFAAGSLVWGKLADLVGVPEALIVAAVAGLAAAPLLARLSIGGTDLDLSPAASQEPGLILAPGEDHGAVLVSTDYRIDAEESEAFGSAMAELRESRLRTGAFAWRHWTDPADPSFHRESYVVESWTEHMRQTDRRTVADAAAESRVNAMAGSAAKTTLLRERSKSRADYA, translated from the coding sequence GTGGCCGCAACGACCGCGCAGACCGGGCTTCTGGCCCCGCTAGCAAACCGGACGTTCGCAGCGCTCTGGGTGGCGAGTATTGTATCGAGCGTCGGAACCGCGATGCAAACGGTCGGGGCGACCTGGACTCTGGTGCAGACCGGCGCGAACCCCGCGCTGGTTGCCGCACTTCAGGCTGCCGGCTCGGTGCCGCTGTTCTTGGCCGGGCTTCCGGCGGGCGTCCTTGCCGACATCGTCGATCGCCGAAAGCTGCTCATCGCCGCCAACCTCTGGGCGGCGGCGGCGGCCGCCGTGCTGGCGGCCCTGGCGTTTGCAGGCGCGGCGCCGCCGTCAGTGCTCTTGGCAGCGACCTTTGCCATCGGCTTGGGCGCGGCGTTCTCCGCGCCGGCATTTCAGGCGATCGTCCCCGAACTGGCGAGCGGCGACGGGCTCGCGCCGGCCGTGGCGCTCAACAGCATCGGTATGAACATCGCGCGCACCATCGGTCCGGCGCTCGGCGGCGTCACAGTGGCAGCCGTCGGAGCGCCTGCGACCTTCGCGATCAACGCCGCCTCGACCCTCGCTGTCGTCTGGGCGCTTGCGGCGTGGCGTCGGCCCCCGGAGCCGCGCCGCCTGCCCCCGGAGCACTTCCTCGGCGCGACGCGGGCGAGCGTGCGATACGCCCGACATGCGCCCGGCGTTCGCCGGATCTTGCGTCAGGCGATTGTTTTCTTCGCCATCGCAAGCGCACCATGGGCGCTCCTCCCGTTGATCGCTTCCGATCGTCTCGGTCTCGGGGCGAGCGGATACGGCACGCTCCTTGGTGCACTCGGCGTCGGAGCGGTGGCGGGTGCACTCATGCTTACGAAGCTGCGGAAGCTGTTCGGGACACGCCTCCTCGCTACGGCAAACATTGTCTGCGCGGCAGCCTGCGGCGCGCTGGCGGTCGTTGCGAGCGAGGCGCTCGCCATGGCGGCGGTCGCGCTGTTCGGTGCAGGCTGGATCACCGTCCTTACCCTGCTGAACGTGGGCATTCAGAACGCTGTCGCGGGCTGGGTGCGCGCCCGCATGCTCGCGCTTTACGTGGTTGCCTATTTTGGGGCGTTCGCCGCGGGAAGTCTTGTCTGGGGGAAGCTTGCCGACCTGGTCGGCGTCCCCGAAGCGTTGATCGTGGCAGCGGTTGCCGGCTTGGCCGCAGCGCCGCTGCTGGCGCGCCTGTCTATCGGAGGAACCGACCTCGACCTTTCGCCAGCCGCTTCACAAGAGCCTGGCCTGATCCTCGCGCCCGGCGAAGATCATGGCGCCGTGCTGGTATCGACCGACTATCGGATCGATGCCGAAGAGAGCGAAGCCTTTGGGTCGGCCATGGCTGAGCTGCGTGAAAGCCGCCTGCGCACAGGCGCCTTCGCTTGGCGTCATTGGACCGATCCTGCCGACCCGAGCTTCCACCGCGAAAGCTATGTGGTCGAAAGCTGGACCGAGCATATGCGGCAAACCGATCGGCGAACGGTTGCAGACGCAGCGGCGGAAAGTCGCGTCAACGCAATGGCGGGGAGCGCGGCCAAAACTACGTTGCTGCGCGAGCGAAGCAAAAGCCGAGCAGACTATGCTTGA
- a CDS encoding LysR family transcriptional regulator produces MLDRFEDLRTFVALAQTGGFASAADRLGIVKSAVSRRVREIEERLGVRLVQRTSRNVSLTEAGRGYAERARAILAELEEMDEAVRGANDSPEGTLRISAPVSFSIHCMAPAIVEFQRRHPGVAIELDVSDRFVDIVHDGHDLAVRIAALPDSDLVARRIVTIRHVVCASPAYLAAQGRPEQPEDLSRHHGIEYSLKVSDAYWTFKEGMVARPACILRANNGDTLREAAVAGAGLIYVPTFIVADAVARGALETVLDEHVREPIAMHAVFPAARHMPARLRFFIDFLVETFGDKPAWDRVFERGARP; encoded by the coding sequence ATGCTTGACCGCTTTGAAGACCTGCGCACGTTCGTCGCACTCGCGCAGACCGGAGGCTTCGCATCGGCCGCGGACCGGCTCGGCATCGTCAAATCGGCGGTCAGCCGCCGCGTCCGGGAAATCGAGGAGCGTCTTGGCGTTCGCCTCGTCCAGCGCACCTCGCGCAACGTCAGCCTGACCGAAGCAGGGCGCGGCTATGCCGAACGCGCTCGAGCGATCCTCGCCGAGCTTGAGGAAATGGACGAGGCGGTGCGCGGGGCCAACGACAGCCCCGAAGGCACTTTACGGATTAGTGCTCCGGTCAGCTTTTCCATTCACTGCATGGCGCCAGCGATCGTCGAGTTTCAGCGTCGCCATCCCGGCGTTGCGATCGAACTCGACGTCAGCGACCGGTTCGTCGACATTGTCCACGATGGTCATGATCTCGCGGTGCGGATCGCCGCGCTGCCCGATTCCGATCTTGTCGCGCGCCGGATCGTCACAATCCGGCATGTCGTCTGCGCGAGCCCTGCCTATCTCGCGGCGCAGGGCCGGCCGGAGCAGCCCGAAGACCTGAGCCGTCACCACGGAATCGAATATTCGCTCAAAGTCTCCGATGCTTACTGGACGTTCAAGGAGGGAATGGTCGCGCGCCCCGCCTGCATATTGCGGGCGAACAACGGCGACACCCTGCGCGAAGCCGCCGTCGCCGGTGCGGGGCTGATCTACGTTCCGACCTTTATCGTCGCCGACGCGGTCGCCCGCGGCGCGCTCGAAACGGTGCTCGACGAACACGTGCGCGAACCCATCGCGATGCACGCCGTGTTTCCCGCCGCGCGCCACATGCCCGCGCGGCTGCGCTTCTTCATCGACTTTCTGGTCGAGACGTTCGGCGACAAGCCCGCCTGGGACCGCGTCTTCGAACGCGGAGCCCGGCCATGA
- a CDS encoding CDGSH iron-sulfur domain-containing protein, with product MEKEIYEGPNVDVTFEGRRCIHSRMCVLGRPDVFVPNADGRWIHPERADAGALVEIAHSCPSGAIGYVRRDAGPPEPAPVVNLIRLRENGPYAFHAPLEIAGRPEGMRRTLCRCGASRAKPFCDGSHHEAGFEATGEPPSRESEALPVRNGPLTVTPLPDGPLKVDGALELVSGTGRTIDRRDSAFLCRCGASATKPFCDGSHKRVGFSDAA from the coding sequence ATGGAGAAGGAAATCTACGAAGGCCCGAACGTCGACGTCACGTTCGAAGGCAGGCGCTGCATCCATTCGCGCATGTGCGTGCTCGGTCGCCCCGATGTTTTCGTTCCGAACGCCGACGGCCGCTGGATCCATCCCGAACGTGCAGATGCGGGAGCTCTGGTTGAGATCGCCCATTCCTGCCCTTCGGGCGCGATCGGTTATGTGCGCCGCGACGCTGGGCCGCCCGAACCCGCGCCGGTCGTCAATCTGATCCGTTTGCGCGAGAATGGTCCTTACGCGTTTCATGCGCCGCTCGAGATCGCGGGTCGTCCCGAGGGTATGCGGCGCACGCTCTGCCGCTGCGGCGCTTCGCGTGCGAAACCCTTTTGCGACGGCAGCCATCACGAAGCTGGGTTCGAAGCCACCGGGGAGCCGCCGAGCCGGGAATCCGAAGCTCTGCCCGTCCGCAACGGCCCGTTGACGGTGACGCCGCTTCCCGACGGACCGCTCAAGGTCGACGGCGCATTGGAGCTGGTCAGCGGCACAGGCCGGACGATCGATCGCCGGGACAGCGCGTTTCTGTGCCGATGCGGCGCGTCCGCGACCAAGCCATTTTGCGACGGAAGCCACAAGCGAGTGGGATTCAGCGACGCCGCCTGA
- a CDS encoding glutathione S-transferase family protein — protein sequence MGMLIDGRWTQDATRNAGAYKRPDTVFRERLTVDGRHAPDKGRYHLYISLACPWASRTNMARTLKGLTDVVGMSIVHPDMLEDGWTFAPEPEPLFGSQFLHQIYARAAPDYTGRVTVPVLWDRERDTIVNNESGDIVRILDEDFGAWADPAYALRPAHLAQEIDALQDRLYETVNNGVYRAGFAGSQEAYEAAVVPLFDMLRELDARLATRRFLMGDTLTEPDIRLFTTCVRFDAVYHGHFKCNLAHLWDLEHLSGWLRDVYALPGIAETVDLEQITRHYYGSQRWVNPSGIVPLGPPVDFTAASGRTHLGAPS from the coding sequence ATGGGCATGTTGATCGATGGACGCTGGACGCAGGACGCGACGCGCAATGCCGGCGCCTACAAGCGTCCGGACACGGTCTTTCGCGAACGGCTCACCGTGGACGGCCGCCACGCTCCCGACAAAGGCCGCTATCACTTGTATATCTCGCTCGCGTGCCCCTGGGCGAGCCGCACCAACATGGCGCGCACGCTCAAAGGGCTGACGGACGTCGTCGGCATGTCGATCGTCCATCCCGACATGCTCGAAGACGGCTGGACCTTCGCGCCGGAACCGGAGCCGCTGTTCGGTTCGCAGTTCCTCCACCAGATCTATGCGCGGGCGGCGCCTGACTACACCGGCCGCGTGACGGTGCCGGTGCTGTGGGACCGCGAACGCGACACCATCGTCAACAATGAATCCGGCGATATCGTGCGCATCCTCGACGAGGATTTCGGCGCTTGGGCGGACCCGGCCTATGCGCTTCGCCCCGCTCACCTCGCGCAGGAGATCGATGCCCTGCAAGACCGCTTGTACGAAACGGTCAACAATGGCGTTTATCGGGCGGGGTTCGCGGGCTCGCAGGAGGCATACGAGGCGGCGGTCGTTCCCTTGTTCGACATGCTGCGCGAACTCGATGCGCGTCTCGCAACCCGTCGCTTCTTGATGGGCGATACGCTGACCGAACCTGACATCCGCCTGTTCACCACCTGCGTCAGGTTCGACGCGGTCTATCACGGTCACTTCAAATGCAATCTCGCGCATCTGTGGGATTTGGAACATCTCTCGGGCTGGCTGCGCGACGTTTACGCGCTGCCGGGCATCGCCGAAACGGTCGATCTCGAGCAGATCACGCGCCACTATTACGGCAGCCAGCGCTGGGTGAATCCGAGCGGCATCGTGCCACTTGGCCCGCCGGTTGACTTCACAGCGGCGAGCGGCCGCACGCATCTCGGAGCCCCATCATGA
- a CDS encoding DUF5996 family protein, whose protein sequence is MTRHPEHWPALDYASWADTLATLHLWTQMVGKVRLAHEPWLNHSWHVPLYVSARGLTTSLVNGAGTPFEIEFDFAESHLLLRTADGGRGGFALEPMSVAAFHANLISELRAIGLDSSFDGRPNEIAGAVPFAEDVSHAAYDAAEVRRWWRAILSIERVFKRFRTGFTGKASPVHFFWGSFDLAVTRFSGRKAPLHPGGVPELPDAVAREAYDREVSSAGFWPGDAQNPQAAFYSYAYPAPDGFGEADVRPGEARFSKELGEWLLPYDAVRSAEHPEEALMRFLEDSFEAAAGLAGWDRDQQCELGRPRRPRASTARSG, encoded by the coding sequence ATGACACGTCACCCCGAACATTGGCCCGCTCTCGATTACGCAAGTTGGGCGGACACGCTCGCAACGCTGCATTTGTGGACGCAGATGGTGGGCAAGGTGCGCCTCGCGCACGAGCCCTGGCTCAATCACAGCTGGCACGTCCCGCTTTATGTGTCGGCGCGCGGCCTGACGACCTCTCTGGTCAACGGCGCAGGCACGCCGTTCGAAATCGAGTTCGACTTCGCGGAATCGCATCTGCTGCTCCGGACGGCAGACGGCGGGCGCGGCGGGTTCGCGCTGGAGCCGATGAGTGTCGCGGCGTTCCACGCTAATCTGATCAGCGAGCTGCGCGCGATCGGACTCGATTCCAGTTTCGACGGGCGCCCGAACGAGATTGCCGGCGCGGTTCCCTTCGCCGAGGACGTGAGCCACGCCGCTTATGATGCCGCCGAGGTCCGGCGATGGTGGCGCGCCATTCTGTCCATCGAGCGCGTGTTTAAGCGCTTCCGGACCGGCTTCACCGGCAAGGCAAGCCCGGTTCATTTCTTCTGGGGCAGCTTCGATCTCGCCGTCACGCGCTTTTCCGGGCGTAAGGCGCCGCTCCATCCAGGAGGCGTGCCCGAGCTCCCGGACGCGGTCGCGCGGGAGGCCTATGATCGCGAAGTCAGCAGCGCCGGATTTTGGCCTGGGGACGCGCAGAATCCGCAGGCAGCGTTCTATTCCTACGCCTATCCGGCACCCGACGGATTTGGCGAAGCGGACGTCCGGCCCGGCGAGGCGCGGTTTTCAAAGGAACTCGGCGAATGGCTGCTTCCCTATGACGCCGTTCGATCCGCGGAGCACCCGGAAGAAGCGCTCATGCGGTTCTTGGAAGACAGTTTCGAAGCGGCTGCCGGTTTGGCCGGATGGGACAGGGATCAGCAATGTGAACTGGGTCGCCCGCGACGGCCACGGGCGTCCACAGCTCGTAGCGGTTGA